The sequence AGGACGGCAACGACAACCTCGACGGCGGCGACGGCAACGACCGCCTCGTCGGCGGCGCCGGCAACGACATCGCCAATGGCGGGGCCAACGCCGACTCGGTCGACGGCGGCGCCGGCGACGACACCATCAACGGCGATGCCGGGGCCGACGCGCGCGCCGGCGGCGCCGGCACCGACACGATCAACGGCAAGGACGGCAACGACATCGTCAACGGCGGCGCCGGGGCCGACGCGATCGACGGCGGCGCCGGCATCGACACCGCCTACTACATCGACAGCGCCTCGGGCGTGACCGTCAACCTGACGGCGGACACCGCCTCAGGCGGCGACGCCACCGGCGACACACTGGACAATATCGAGCAGCTCTACGGCTCGAACTTCGTCGACACGCTGACCGGCGACACCGGCAGGAACCGGCTCTGGGGCAATGGCGGCGACGACGTGCTGACGGGTGGCGCCGGGGCCGACACGCTGAAGGGCGGCGCCGGCAACGACAGCTTCGTCTACACCGCGGTCGGCGACAGCACCCTCGCCGCGGCAGGCCGCGACACGATCGAGGACTTCTCGACCGGCGACCGGATCGACCTGTCCGCGATCGACGCCAACGGCTCGGGCGGGGCCTTCACCTTCGGCACCGGCAACTTCACCGGTGTGGCCGGAGAGCTGCGGGTGGTGGCCATCCCCCACGGCTACCAGGCGGTCTATGGCGACACCAACGGCGACAAGGTCGCCGACATCGCCATCGTCGTCCTGTCCGACCACACCCTGACCGCCAGCGACTTCGTGCTCTGAGTCCCCTCGGGCACAGCCCCGCCCTGCTCCGGCAGGGTGGGGCTTTTTTGTCCTGCTCCCCGGCGGCGGTACGCGCAGCTTGGCCCGGGCCGGTGCTGTGGCGGATACTCCGCTTCGGCAGGCCGGCCGGGACCGGTCGCGGGAGAGGCGGAACGGGGATGCGGCTCACATCAGCTCTGCTCGCGGGCGCGCTTCTCGCTCTCTCCGCCCTGGCCGCTTCGGCCGCCGCCCCGCTGCTGCCGGGGCTCGGTCCCGACGATCGGCGCGTGCCGGTGGACGGCACCGCCGCCCCCTGGCGCAGCCTGACCAAGGTGCAGACCGGGATCGGCGGCCGCTGCACCGGGGCCCTGATCGGCCCCCGCCGCGTGCTGACCGCGGCGCACTGCCTGTTCAACCCGCGGACCCAGCGCTTCCTGCCGGCCTCGTCGCTGCATGTGCTGTTCGGCTACGAGCGCGGGGAGTTCCTCGAGCACGCCCTGGTCACCCGGGTGATCCGTGCCGACGCCTATGACCCGCAGCGGCCGCGCGAGGACTATGCGGCGGATTGGGCGATCCTGGTGCTCGCCGCCGATGCGCCGCCACAGGCGCCGCCGCTCCTGGTCGCGGATGCGATGCCGCAGCCGGGCACGGCGGTCGTTCTGGGCGGCTACAGCCAGGACAAGGCGCAGATCATCACCGCCGACACCGCCTGCATGGTGCTGGGCACCGACCGCACGACCAAGGGGCCGGTGCTGATCCACGACTGCAACGGCACCCGCGGCACCAGCGGCAGCCCGCTGCTCGAGCTGCGGGACGGCGACTGGCAGGTGGTGGGCATCGCCGTCGCTGGCTCGATCGACCGGCTGGCCCTGAACTTCGCGGTCCCGTCCTCCGCCTTCGCCGCCGAGGTGCGGTAGCGGCGTCAGCCCTTCTCCTGCCGCCGGTCGCAGACGACCTTGAGATAGCGGCCCTCGCCCAGCTCAGGCCCCAGCGCGGTGCCGGCCAGCATCGCTTGGCCGGTGAAGCCGCAGCCGAGCGGCGACGGCGCCGCCGGACCGGCGACGACATCGACCGCGGTGTCCCGGTTGCAGTCGCGCTGCGGCATCGCCGTGGCGCAGACGAGGATGAGGGTCGTGAACATGTCCATGATGCTTCCGCTCCCTGGGTTGCGCACCACCCCGGGGCTTCCTCCGGCACATTGGTCCTGGATCGACAACCGATCCGCGCGAAGGCTGGTTTCCTCCGCGGCCGCGATGATCGCCTTCACGACGTAGGTATTGTGCACCGCAACATAGACGGGGGCAAGCCGACCGGCGTGCCGGAGCCAGCCTCACAACCGCCATGGAATGATGGTACAGGTGGATGCAGGTGAGCAGGGGCGGCTCTGCCCGAACCGTGGATGAGCCGGCCTGCGCGGGCAGTGTTCGTCTGATCGGGGGGGAATGATGCAGCGGATCCTACTGTGCGCCTTCATCTGGATGGCCGCGATCTGGCCGGCGGCGGGTCAGGCGCAGGACATGTTCTGGTCGACGACCCTGCCTGCGATCACCGGCACCGATACGCTCGGCCTTCACCTGCGCAGCCTGAGGGAGCAGCAAGACGGGAGTCGGCAGAGCGCGCAGCCGGCCCCCGCCCCCTCCGCCACGGCCTTCCGCTACACCCCGTCGCCCCGGCGTCGTGCCGCCAACCTGGCGCAGTTCGTAGCCAAAAGCCGGCAGAACGATCCGAAGGGCGCCGCGGATCTCGAAAGGCTGTTCGCCTCCACCGACGTGGTCGAGGCCATGCGGGCCCCGCTGGCCGAGGCCGGGCTGCGGATCGACGATGTCGCCGATGCCTATGCCGTCTACTGGATCAATGCCTGGCAGGCCAGCCGCGGCGTCGACGACGACGTCAGCCGCCGCATGGCGACGGCGGTCAGGAACCAGGTGGCCGGCGTGATGGCGTCCACCGGCGCGTTGCGCGGAGCGAGCGACGCCGCCAAGCAGGAGATGGCCGAAAGCCTGCTGATCCAGGCGGCGCTGATCGCGGCGGCAATGGAGCAGAGCAAGAGCAGTCCCGAGCTCGGCCGCCAGCTCGCTGCAGCGGTGTCGCAGGGTGCGCGCGGGATGAACCTGGATCTCGCTGCCATGACCTTGACCGAGGACGGGTTCGTCCCCGCGAACTGAGCTCGTCTCTAAGCCGGGCGCGGATCACGCCAGCTGTAGCGGGGCTCGTAGCCGAGCACCCGGCGGGCCTTCTCGATCGACAGCAGGGTCTCGTTCGGGCCGAAGGCGCGCTTGCGCGGCACGCCGGGATAGACGGCATCGAGCAGCGCGTCGTTCGGCGTGCTCATCACCGTGTCGGCATTGGCGATGACGAAGACCTCGGCCCCGGTCAGCCCGGATTCCAGCGCCAGCCGGATCGCCTGAGCTGCGTCGCGCGCGTCGATATAGGCCCACAGGTTCCAGTTCCGCTTGCGCGGATCGTCGTCGAAGCCCGGGAACTCGGCGTAGCGCTCCGGGTCCATGACGTTGGACAGGCGCAGGCCGATGATCTTGGCCGCGGGATCCCAGCGGCAGAACTGCTTGGCCATCTCCTCGCCCATCAGCTTGGACAGGGAATAGGCGGTCTCCGGCCGGCCGGGGTACTCCTCGTCCACCGGCACATAGGGCGGAGGATTTTCGAAGGGCAGGCCCAGCACGGTCTCGCTCGAGGCCCAGACGATGTTGCGGATCTTCAGCTGCCGCGCCGCCTCGAACACGTTGTAGGTGCTGACCGTGTTGGTCTCGAAGATAACGTGGTTCGGCGCCAGCCCGGGGGCGCGGATGGCCGCCAGATGGACGATGCCGGTGACCTGCGACACCCGGTCGTCGATCGCCGAGAAGGCGGCGATGGTCTGGCCGAAATCGGTCAGGTCGACCCGGCTGTGCCGGACCGACGGGTCCGCCGGCGGAGCCAGGTCCACCGAGCAGACGTCGTAGCCATGCGCGATCAGGTCCTTCAGGCAGGCGCGCCCCGCCTGGCCGCTGCCGCCGGTGACGATGATCATCCACTCCTCCCTCGCCGAACTATTGTCTGACAATATAGGTCAGGGATCGAGCTCGGGATAGTGGCGGAAGATGCCCATCCGGTTGAACGGGATGCGCCGCGGCGAGGCGAGATAGGCCCTGATGCGCGGCAGCGCCGCCACGCGGTCGTGCAGCGTGGCGAGGCGCGGATGTTTCGGCTCGGCCCGTGCCATCGCCTTCGGGAAGGCGTAGCGCAGCCCGGCGATCATCTGGAACATTGACAGGTCGGCGGTGGTGACCTGGCCCCCGACCATATGCGTGTCGCCGGCGGGGTTGCGGGCTAGCACCCTTTCGAAATAGCCGAGGAACTTCGGCAGGCGATGGGCCAGGAAATCCTCGGTCCGGCGCTTCGCCTCCGCCTTCTGGTCCTCGTAGTACAGGCCGCTGCCGATCGGGTGGTGGGTGTCGTGCACCTCGACCAGGAAATCGGCGATGGTCAGCTGCAGCTGGTGCGTCCACAGCCGCCCCGCCTCCTCCGCCGGTGCCAGCCCGTGCCGGTCGCCGAGGAACAGCAGAATGTTGGCGGTCTGGCCGATCAGCAGGTCGCCGGCCTTGAGATAGGGCGGCGCGAAGGGCGGCTCGGCCACCGACCTGTCCTGCAGGAAATGCATCAGCCCGGGCCGGTCGTCATCCTCCTCGCGGGCGACGTCGACATAGTCGGCGCCGGCCTGCTCCAGCGCCAGCCGGACGAACTCGCCGCGCCCCTGGATCTCGGGCCAGTAGTAGAGCTCATAGGTCATCCGCAACATCCTTTCGCTGACGAACGCCATCGCGAAACGATTTCACGATCGATTCACGCGGGCCGGCTATGCTGACCAGGCTATCCACCCGGATGGTACGCCCATCGGGCCTGACGAGGGCTCGTTTCGAACAAGGGTGATTTGAGGTCGTCGATAGTCAAACGGGCATTTCGGTCGCCCGCACTCAGACCTCGATGGGCGTCTCTACAGCGGCCGGCGGACGCAAGCGAGGCGGCAGACCGTCAGGAGGTCGGCCCCATCCCCAGGGCCAGCGGCGCGTCCGCCGGCTCGTCGCGTGACCGTAGCCATTTCGCCACGGCGCTGTACACCCCGCCGCAGACGATCAGCCCCGCCCCGATCAGGCTGGCGGCCGGGATCTCCTCGTGGAAGACGAAGACGCTGAAGGCCGCCGCCCAGGCGAAGATCGAATAGTCGATCGCCGCGACGTCGGAGACGCCGCTCAGCCGCAGCCCGCCGATATAGAGCAGGTTGGCCAGGCCGCCGGCGAGCCCGACGCCGATGAAGGGCAGCCAGTCCTCGGCCGTCGGCCAGACCCATCCCGAATGCAGGATCATGGCCGCGGAGGCCGCCACCATGACGGTGTTGCCCCAGATCGCGGTCACGATCGGCGGGTCCGCCTGCCCGGCCCGGCGCGTCGCCACCACGCCCAGGGCGTAGAACAGCGCCGACGCCACGGCGATCAGGGCATAGAGGTTGATCCCGTCGGTCGGCCGCACGATCAGGAGGCCGCCGGCCAGGGCGACGGCGATCGCGACAATGGTCTCCCGCCCCGCGGGCTCGCGCAGCACGGTGATGCCGAACAGCGCCATGAACACCGGCGCGGCCAGGGAGATCGCGGTCGCATCGGCCAGCGACAGGCCGGACAGGCTGAGGAAGAAGGTGGCGCCGGCGGCCAGGACGCAGCCGCCCCGCAGCAGCTGCAGCAGCGGCCTGCGCGACCGCACCGCCTGCATCCCCCTCTCGGCGCCCATGCGGTACTGGACCAGGATCGGGATGTACCCGAACAGGGCCCGGATCAGGATGATCTCGGCGACCGGGTAGCTGCCGCTGAGATACTTGGCGAAGGCGTCCATCGTCGCAAAGGCGCCGACGCCCAGGGCATAGAGCGCGAGTCCCTGCATCTGACGGGGAGAGGTGCGCACGGCGAATGGACCTTCTCAAATAAGCGGCTGCCGGGGACGGCACGAATGACGCCATCACAGCAGGCAATCATGGCCGCATTTGCGCCGGACCGCGCCGGATTGCGGTCTTCTCGTGGCTAGAACAGGCTCAGCTGCCGCTCGGCCGGGCGGCGCGGCGCCGGGTCCGGGCGGCGATGGGCCAGGAGCTCGGCCTCGATCTCGCCGAGGAAGGGCGACGCTTCCAGCCGCACCGTGCCGCCGCGCCAGCGCCGCTCGCGCGCCCGGCACAGGAACAGCCGGTCCATCGCCCGGGTCATGCCGACATAGAACAGCCGCCGCTCCTCCGCCGTCGCCGCCGGATCCGCCTCGCCGAAGCGCAGCGGCAGCACGCCGTCCTCCAGGCCGAGGATGAACACCACCGGGAACTCCAGCC comes from Inquilinus sp. Marseille-Q2685 and encodes:
- a CDS encoding serine protease; translation: MRLTSALLAGALLALSALAASAAAPLLPGLGPDDRRVPVDGTAAPWRSLTKVQTGIGGRCTGALIGPRRVLTAAHCLFNPRTQRFLPASSLHVLFGYERGEFLEHALVTRVIRADAYDPQRPREDYAADWAILVLAADAPPQAPPLLVADAMPQPGTAVVLGGYSQDKAQIITADTACMVLGTDRTTKGPVLIHDCNGTRGTSGSPLLELRDGDWQVVGIAVAGSIDRLALNFAVPSSAFAAEVR
- a CDS encoding DUF6683 family protein, with translation MMQRILLCAFIWMAAIWPAAGQAQDMFWSTTLPAITGTDTLGLHLRSLREQQDGSRQSAQPAPAPSATAFRYTPSPRRRAANLAQFVAKSRQNDPKGAADLERLFASTDVVEAMRAPLAEAGLRIDDVADAYAVYWINAWQASRGVDDDVSRRMATAVRNQVAGVMASTGALRGASDAAKQEMAESLLIQAALIAAAMEQSKSSPELGRQLAAAVSQGARGMNLDLAAMTLTEDGFVPAN
- a CDS encoding NAD(P)-dependent oxidoreductase, with amino-acid sequence MIIVTGGSGQAGRACLKDLIAHGYDVCSVDLAPPADPSVRHSRVDLTDFGQTIAAFSAIDDRVSQVTGIVHLAAIRAPGLAPNHVIFETNTVSTYNVFEAARQLKIRNIVWASSETVLGLPFENPPPYVPVDEEYPGRPETAYSLSKLMGEEMAKQFCRWDPAAKIIGLRLSNVMDPERYAEFPGFDDDPRKRNWNLWAYIDARDAAQAIRLALESGLTGAEVFVIANADTVMSTPNDALLDAVYPGVPRKRAFGPNETLLSIEKARRVLGYEPRYSWRDPRPA
- a CDS encoding glutathione S-transferase → MTYELYYWPEIQGRGEFVRLALEQAGADYVDVAREEDDDRPGLMHFLQDRSVAEPPFAPPYLKAGDLLIGQTANILLFLGDRHGLAPAEEAGRLWTHQLQLTIADFLVEVHDTHHPIGSGLYYEDQKAEAKRRTEDFLAHRLPKFLGYFERVLARNPAGDTHMVGGQVTTADLSMFQMIAGLRYAFPKAMARAEPKHPRLATLHDRVAALPRIRAYLASPRRIPFNRMGIFRHYPELDP
- a CDS encoding DMT family transporter yields the protein MRTSPRQMQGLALYALGVGAFATMDAFAKYLSGSYPVAEIILIRALFGYIPILVQYRMGAERGMQAVRSRRPLLQLLRGGCVLAAGATFFLSLSGLSLADATAISLAAPVFMALFGITVLREPAGRETIVAIAVALAGGLLIVRPTDGINLYALIAVASALFYALGVVATRRAGQADPPIVTAIWGNTVMVAASAAMILHSGWVWPTAEDWLPFIGVGLAGGLANLLYIGGLRLSGVSDVAAIDYSIFAWAAAFSVFVFHEEIPAASLIGAGLIVCGGVYSAVAKWLRSRDEPADAPLALGMGPTS